A single window of Anomaloglossus baeobatrachus isolate aAnoBae1 chromosome 5, aAnoBae1.hap1, whole genome shotgun sequence DNA harbors:
- the IPMK gene encoding inositol polyphosphate multikinase isoform X1 produces MAAQQHRAGEPLDLQHHPPGEKDRKLLNGCVPLSHQVAGHMYGKDKVGILQHPDGTVLKQLQPPPRGPRELDFYNMVFSSDCTDPKLRDLKIFLPKYFGTWSPPGSTNDLYLKLEDVTRKFNKPCIMDVKIGQKSYDPHASAEKIQQQISKYPLMEEIGFLVLGMRANRLAIIVREKERQRLRRQRHRRFWIHPLTAQRLTRGVFSTLYLELRGNHEKFTSYVRMAVNNFDVLLGLVADNIRKTDTYSRFSITPEERLLVTFRFLATGESLSSLHYQFRLGISTISGIIRDTCQALWDCLHEDFIPQPTRDRWLAIAEQYYNICQFPNCLGSVDGKHIRIVKPAASGSEYYNYKKYFSIVLMAITDADYKFISVDIGAYGRSNDSQVFKMSPMGRRIYGNTFDFPPARPLPGTCEPPMPFVFVADEAFQLSQHLLKPYASRGLTQTQKIYNYRLSRARRMVECSFGILTSKWRVLLTAINLNIETVDEIVKACVVLHNFVLTKEPFVLG; encoded by the exons GCATACTGCAGCATCCTGATGGGACGGTATTAAAGCAACTACAGCCACCACCACGTGGACCAAGAGAACTGGACTTCTATAACATG gTTTTCTCAAGTGACTGCACTGATCCTAAGCTGCGTGACTTAAAAATATTTTTACCGAAATATTTTGGCACATGGTCACCGCCTGGATCTACAAATG ATCTTTATTTAAAACTGGAAGATGTAACCCGAAAATTTAACAAGCCTTGTATCATGGATGTAAAAATTGGCCAAAAGAGTTATGATCCGCACGCATCAGCTGAGAAGATCCAGCAGCAGATCAGCAAGTACCCTTTGATGGAAGAGATTGGCTTTTTGGTTTTAGGCATGAGG gcaaatcgcttggctatcatcgtcagagaaaaggagcgacagcgactgaggcgtcagcgacatcgacgcttttggatccatcccctgactgcccagagactgacacgtggggtgttttcaaccctatacctggagctccgtggaaaccatgaaaaattcacaagctatgtccggatggcagtgaataattttgacgtcctccttggccttgttgcggacaacatccgtaaaacggacacctacagccggttctctataacacccgaggagcgtttgctggttacgtttag attccttgcaactggagagtcgctttcgtccctccactaccagtttcgactaggaatttccaccatctcgggaatcattagagacacttgccaagccttgtgggattgcctccatgaggatttcatcccccagcccaccagggacagatggcttgcaattgctgaacaatactataacatttgtcagtttccaaattgccttggctcagtagacggcaaacatataagaattgtgaaacctgctgcttcggggtcagaatactacaattataaaaagtatttctcaattgtcctaatggcaataacggatgcggactacaaatttatctcagtggacattggcgcatatgggagatccaatgactcgcaggtctttaaaatgtccccaatggggcggcgaatctatgggaatacttttgatttccctcctgcaagacctcttcctggcacatgtgagcccccaatgccctttgtttttgtggccgacgaagcctttcaactctcccaacatctgttgaagccatatgcaagccgtggattgacgcaaacacaaaaaatatataattacagattatccagagccagaagaatggtggaatgctcctttgggatactaaccagcaaatggcgagtgttgttaacagccattaatttaaacattgaaactgttgatgaaatagtgaaagcatgtgtggtactgcacaattttgttttaacaaaggaaccttttgtccttggatga
- the IPMK gene encoding inositol polyphosphate multikinase isoform X2, translated as MAASHSRIRWLATCILQHPDGTVLKQLQPPPRGPRELDFYNMVFSSDCTDPKLRDLKIFLPKYFGTWSPPGSTNDLYLKLEDVTRKFNKPCIMDVKIGQKSYDPHASAEKIQQQISKYPLMEEIGFLVLGMRANRLAIIVREKERQRLRRQRHRRFWIHPLTAQRLTRGVFSTLYLELRGNHEKFTSYVRMAVNNFDVLLGLVADNIRKTDTYSRFSITPEERLLVTFRFLATGESLSSLHYQFRLGISTISGIIRDTCQALWDCLHEDFIPQPTRDRWLAIAEQYYNICQFPNCLGSVDGKHIRIVKPAASGSEYYNYKKYFSIVLMAITDADYKFISVDIGAYGRSNDSQVFKMSPMGRRIYGNTFDFPPARPLPGTCEPPMPFVFVADEAFQLSQHLLKPYASRGLTQTQKIYNYRLSRARRMVECSFGILTSKWRVLLTAINLNIETVDEIVKACVVLHNFVLTKEPFVLG; from the exons GCATACTGCAGCATCCTGATGGGACGGTATTAAAGCAACTACAGCCACCACCACGTGGACCAAGAGAACTGGACTTCTATAACATG gTTTTCTCAAGTGACTGCACTGATCCTAAGCTGCGTGACTTAAAAATATTTTTACCGAAATATTTTGGCACATGGTCACCGCCTGGATCTACAAATG ATCTTTATTTAAAACTGGAAGATGTAACCCGAAAATTTAACAAGCCTTGTATCATGGATGTAAAAATTGGCCAAAAGAGTTATGATCCGCACGCATCAGCTGAGAAGATCCAGCAGCAGATCAGCAAGTACCCTTTGATGGAAGAGATTGGCTTTTTGGTTTTAGGCATGAGG gcaaatcgcttggctatcatcgtcagagaaaaggagcgacagcgactgaggcgtcagcgacatcgacgcttttggatccatcccctgactgcccagagactgacacgtggggtgttttcaaccctatacctggagctccgtggaaaccatgaaaaattcacaagctatgtccggatggcagtgaataattttgacgtcctccttggccttgttgcggacaacatccgtaaaacggacacctacagccggttctctataacacccgaggagcgtttgctggttacgtttag attccttgcaactggagagtcgctttcgtccctccactaccagtttcgactaggaatttccaccatctcgggaatcattagagacacttgccaagccttgtgggattgcctccatgaggatttcatcccccagcccaccagggacagatggcttgcaattgctgaacaatactataacatttgtcagtttccaaattgccttggctcagtagacggcaaacatataagaattgtgaaacctgctgcttcggggtcagaatactacaattataaaaagtatttctcaattgtcctaatggcaataacggatgcggactacaaatttatctcagtggacattggcgcatatgggagatccaatgactcgcaggtctttaaaatgtccccaatggggcggcgaatctatgggaatacttttgatttccctcctgcaagacctcttcctggcacatgtgagcccccaatgccctttgtttttgtggccgacgaagcctttcaactctcccaacatctgttgaagccatatgcaagccgtggattgacgcaaacacaaaaaatatataattacagattatccagagccagaagaatggtggaatgctcctttgggatactaaccagcaaatggcgagtgttgttaacagccattaatttaaacattgaaactgttgatgaaatagtgaaagcatgtgtggtactgcacaattttgttttaacaaaggaaccttttgtccttggatga
- the IPMK gene encoding inositol polyphosphate multikinase isoform X3 — protein sequence MVFSSDCTDPKLRDLKIFLPKYFGTWSPPGSTNDLYLKLEDVTRKFNKPCIMDVKIGQKSYDPHASAEKIQQQISKYPLMEEIGFLVLGMRANRLAIIVREKERQRLRRQRHRRFWIHPLTAQRLTRGVFSTLYLELRGNHEKFTSYVRMAVNNFDVLLGLVADNIRKTDTYSRFSITPEERLLVTFRFLATGESLSSLHYQFRLGISTISGIIRDTCQALWDCLHEDFIPQPTRDRWLAIAEQYYNICQFPNCLGSVDGKHIRIVKPAASGSEYYNYKKYFSIVLMAITDADYKFISVDIGAYGRSNDSQVFKMSPMGRRIYGNTFDFPPARPLPGTCEPPMPFVFVADEAFQLSQHLLKPYASRGLTQTQKIYNYRLSRARRMVECSFGILTSKWRVLLTAINLNIETVDEIVKACVVLHNFVLTKEPFVLG from the exons ATG gTTTTCTCAAGTGACTGCACTGATCCTAAGCTGCGTGACTTAAAAATATTTTTACCGAAATATTTTGGCACATGGTCACCGCCTGGATCTACAAATG ATCTTTATTTAAAACTGGAAGATGTAACCCGAAAATTTAACAAGCCTTGTATCATGGATGTAAAAATTGGCCAAAAGAGTTATGATCCGCACGCATCAGCTGAGAAGATCCAGCAGCAGATCAGCAAGTACCCTTTGATGGAAGAGATTGGCTTTTTGGTTTTAGGCATGAGG gcaaatcgcttggctatcatcgtcagagaaaaggagcgacagcgactgaggcgtcagcgacatcgacgcttttggatccatcccctgactgcccagagactgacacgtggggtgttttcaaccctatacctggagctccgtggaaaccatgaaaaattcacaagctatgtccggatggcagtgaataattttgacgtcctccttggccttgttgcggacaacatccgtaaaacggacacctacagccggttctctataacacccgaggagcgtttgctggttacgtttag attccttgcaactggagagtcgctttcgtccctccactaccagtttcgactaggaatttccaccatctcgggaatcattagagacacttgccaagccttgtgggattgcctccatgaggatttcatcccccagcccaccagggacagatggcttgcaattgctgaacaatactataacatttgtcagtttccaaattgccttggctcagtagacggcaaacatataagaattgtgaaacctgctgcttcggggtcagaatactacaattataaaaagtatttctcaattgtcctaatggcaataacggatgcggactacaaatttatctcagtggacattggcgcatatgggagatccaatgactcgcaggtctttaaaatgtccccaatggggcggcgaatctatgggaatacttttgatttccctcctgcaagacctcttcctggcacatgtgagcccccaatgccctttgtttttgtggccgacgaagcctttcaactctcccaacatctgttgaagccatatgcaagccgtggattgacgcaaacacaaaaaatatataattacagattatccagagccagaagaatggtggaatgctcctttgggatactaaccagcaaatggcgagtgttgttaacagccattaatttaaacattgaaactgttgatgaaatagtgaaagcatgtgtggtactgcacaattttgttttaacaaaggaaccttttgtccttggatga